Part of the Thermodesulfobacteriota bacterium genome is shown below.
CTTCGAGTCCAGGCCATGAGCCCGATCGTCGCGCCGGAAGACCTCAAGCGCGTCTTCCCGCTGACCGCCGGCGCAGCGGAGTTCGTGGCCGGCTCCCGCCGCCAGATCCAGGACCTCCTCTACGGTCGCGACCGGCGCCTCCTGGCCGTGGTGGGGCCCTGCTCGGTGCACGACCCGGCGGCCGCCCTGGAGTACGCCGGCCGCCTGGCCGCCCTGGGCCGGGAGCTCGCGGATCGCCTCTTCTTCGTGATGCGGGTCTACTTCGAGAAGCCCCGCACCCGGATGGGCTGGAAGGGGCTCATCAACGACCCGGACCTGGACGGCACGTACCGCATCTCCAAGGGCCTGGGCATCGCCCGACGGCTGCTGTGCGAGATTACCGAACTGGGCCTGCCCGTGGCTACCGAGACCCTCGGGCCCATCAACCCCCAGTACCTGGCGGACCTCATCAGTTGGGGGTGCATCGGGGCCCGCACGAGCGAGTCCCAGATCCACCGGGAGATGGTGAGCGGGCTGTCCTTTCCGGTGGGGATCAAGAACTCCACCGACGGCAACCTTGCCAACGCCGTCGACGCCCTCAAGGCCGCGGGCCAGTCCCACAGCTTCTTGGGGATCACCCACGGGGGCCGGGCCGCCATCGTGCAGACGGCGGGCAACCCCGACGTGCACATCGTGCTGCGGGGCGGGGGCGGCCGCCCCAACTACGGGCCCGAGGACGTGGCGCGCACCGAGGCCCTGCTGGAGGAGGCCGGCCTTCCCCGGGCGATCGTGGTGGACTGCAGCCACGCCAACTCCGGCAAGGACCCGTGCCGGCAGCATCTGGTGCTGGAGAGCGTGACCGCGCAGGTGGCCGCCGGGAACCGGTCCCTCTTCGGCTTCATGGTGGAGAGCAACCTGGAGGCCGGCAACCAGCCCATACCGGAAGATCCTCGAAAGCTCCGCTACGGCGTCTCGGTAACCGACGCCTGCGCCGACTGGGTCAGCACCGAGGCCATGCTTCGGCGGGCCTGGGAGGAGCTGGGCCGCTGCGGCGGGCGACGGCTCGGGTGACCGCCCCCGGCGCAGCTGCCGGTTTGCCCCGCAGGGCCGCCGGGCCCCGCCGATGAACGTCCTCGACGTCGCGGACCTCTGCAAGGCCTATGGATCTACCACCGTCCTCGGCGGGGTGACCTTCGCCCTGGGAGAGAGGGAGAAGGTGGGCCTGGTGGGCCGCAACGGCTGCGGCAAGTCCACCCTGTTTCGCATCCTCGCGGGGTACGAACCGCCCGACGCCGGCCGCATCACCACCCGCCGGGGCGCGACCCTCGCCCATCTGCCCCAGGTCCCCGCCCTGGCGCCGGAGGCCACGGTGCGCCAGGTGCTCGAAG
Proteins encoded:
- a CDS encoding 3-deoxy-7-phosphoheptulonate synthase; amino-acid sequence: MYTTEDLRVQAMSPIVAPEDLKRVFPLTAGAAEFVAGSRRQIQDLLYGRDRRLLAVVGPCSVHDPAAALEYAGRLAALGRELADRLFFVMRVYFEKPRTRMGWKGLINDPDLDGTYRISKGLGIARRLLCEITELGLPVATETLGPINPQYLADLISWGCIGARTSESQIHREMVSGLSFPVGIKNSTDGNLANAVDALKAAGQSHSFLGITHGGRAAIVQTAGNPDVHIVLRGGGGRPNYGPEDVARTEALLEEAGLPRAIVVDCSHANSGKDPCRQHLVLESVTAQVAAGNRSLFGFMVESNLEAGNQPIPEDPRKLRYGVSVTDACADWVSTEAMLRRAWEELGRCGGRRLG